Genomic window (Streptomyces yatensis):
TACGCCGTGTGCGACGGCGGCGACACCGCGGCCCTCGTAGTAGTGCGTACGGCCAAGGAAGACCAGCGCCCGCTTGTCGTTGATCCGGTACGAGCGGATCCGGCCCGCGTGGCCCTCGACGGCGGGCGGCGGGAAGCCGGGCAGCTCGGTGACGGGGAACTCGTGCTCGGGCGCGCCGAGGGCGTCGGTGGCGGGGACCCAGCCGGAGCCCAGGACCAGCGCGACGTCGTGGGTCTCCGCACCGGTCAGCTCGCGCAGGCGGGTGGCGGCGTCGTCGGCGGCGGCGTGGGGGTCGCCCTGGATGTCGTCCCAAGAAACTGATGCGTTCACGCGCACGAGGGTAGCCGGTAACTGCCTACGCGCGTAGACGGAGTCCGTGGAGGTATTCGGATCGTTGCATAATCCCTGGACCGGCCGGACCCCTGGACCCCGGCCGCCGGAGACGCGAACCCCCCAGGCTCCCGGGCCGCCCGGAAACACAGCTCACCCGGAAACACAGACAGACCGGAAACACAGACAGACCGGAAACACCGGAAACACCGGACTCAGCAAGGACGCTTCCGCAGCTCCATCACATAGTCGTGCGGCGCCCCCGCGGATTCCGCCGCGTCGGCGATTTCGCCCAGGTAGCGGGCCGAAGGCAGGCCGCCCTCGTAGCCGTTGAGGACGTAGAGCCAGGCGGGTTCGTCGCCGTCCAGGGTGTGGACGCGGATCCGCATCCGGCGGTAGATGTCGAGGCCGACACCCTCCCAGCGGTCCATGGAGTCCTCGTCCATGGGCGCGATGTCGTAGAGGGCGACGAAGACCTGGGAGCGCGGGGCCTCCACGATGGTGGCGAGGGCGCCTTCCCAGCCCATCTGCTCTCCGCCGAAGGTGAGACGCCAGCCGTTCAGCCAGCCCGTTCCGCGCAGCGGGGAGTGCGGTGCGCGGCGGGACATCAGCCGCGCGTCGAGGTTGCCGGCGTACGCGGCGTAGAGCGACATGGGTCTGAGGGTACGGGAGTGGGGCGGAACGGCCCTCGGGGTGGGAGGTTCGTACGTCAGTCGCCCCTGCGAAACCCCCCGGGCTGAAGCCGGTCGCACCGGTGCGGGACAATGGAGCATGTGACTCGGATCGTGATCATTGGTGGCGGACCCGGCGGCTATGAGGCGGCGCTGGTCGCCGCGCAGCTCGGCTCGGAGGTGACCGTCGTCGATTGCGACGGTCTGGGCGGCGCGTCGGTGCTCACCGACTGCGTGCCGTCGAAGACGTTGATTGCCACGGCCGAGGTGATGACGACCTTCGATTCCTCCTACGAGGAGCTGGGGATCATCGTCGCCGACGACACCCCGCCGATGGAGCAGGCGGCCCGGGTGGTCGGGGTGGATCTCGGCAAGGTCAACCGCCGGGTGAAGCGGCTCGCGCTCGCCCAGTCGCACGACATCACGGCGTCGGTCACCCGGGCCGGCGGCCGGGTCATGCGTGGGCATGGGCGGGTGGAGCCGCAGCAGTCGCTGGACGGCTCGCGGCGGGTGATCGTACGGGCGGTGGACGGCACCGAGCAGACGCTGGTGGCGGACGCGGTGCTGGTGGCGACCGGTGCCCATCCGAGGGAGATCCCGGACGCGAAGCCGGACGGCGAGCGGATCCTGAACTGGACGCAGGTGTACGACCTGGACGAGCTCCCCAAGGAGCTGATCGTGGTCGGCTCCGGTGTCACGGGTGCGGAGTTCGCGGGTGCGTATCAGGCGCTGGGGTCGAAGGTCACGCTGGTCTCCAGCCGGGACCGGGTGCTGCCGGGTGAGGACCCGGACGCGGCGGCGGTGCTGGAGGACGTCTTCCGGCGCCGGGGGATGAACGTGATGTCCCGCTCGCGGGCACAGGCCGCCAAGCGGGTCGGGGACCGGGTGGAGGTCACGCTCTCGGACGGGCGGGTCATCTCCGGTACCCACTGTCTGATGGCGGTCGGCTCGATCCCGAACACGGCGGACATGGGTCTGGAGGAGGCCGGGGTCAAGCTGGCCGAGTCGGGGCACATCCTGACCGACAAGGTGTCCCGGACCAGCGCGCCGGGCATCTACGCGGCCGGTGACTGCACCGGGGTGCTGGCGCTGGCGTCGGTGGCGGCGATGCAGGGCCGGATCGCGATGTACCACTTCCTGGGGGACGCGGTGGCGCCGCTGAACCTGAAGACGGTTTCCGCGAACGTGTTCACCGACCCGGAGATCGCCACGGTCGGCTACTCGCAGGCGGACGTGGACGGCGGGAAGATCGACGCCCGGGTGGTGAAGCTGCCGCTGCTGCGCAATCCGCGGGCGAAGATGCAGGGCATCCGGGACGGCTTCGTCAAGATCTTCTGCCGTCCGGGCACCGGCATCGTGGTCGGCGGTGTGGTGGTCGCGCCGCGGGCGAGCGAGCTGATCCACCCGATGTCGCTGGCGGTCGACAACAACCTGACGGTGGAGCAGATCGCCAAGGCGTTCACGGTCTACCCCTCGCTGTCCGGTTCGGTCGCCGAGGTGGCGCGGCAGTTGCACACCCGGAAGACTCAGGAAGAGTCATAGATCCGGTCCTTATAGCACTTCGCGCCTTCAGAGATGTCCAACTTCTGCTAATTGGTGCAAGCTGCTGAAAACAGACGGTCGTTGGCGTTACTGTCAGTTTCGTGTTCGCTGCAGAACGTCGCCAATTGATCCTTGAAATGGTGCGCGCGAACGGAGCGGTGTCGCTCCGGGAGCTCGCCCGCGTCGTCCAGACCTCCGAAGTGACCGTACGGCGTGATGTGCGGGCGCTGGAGGCAGAAGGACTGCTCGACCGCCGGCACGGCGGTGCGGTGCTGCCGGGCGGATTCACCAGGGAGTCCGGCTTCCCGCAGAAATCCCATCTAGCGACCGCGGAGAAGACGGCCATCGCCGATCTCGCGGCCGGTCTCGTCGACGAGGGCGAGGCCGTGGTCGTCGGCGCCGGAACCACCACGCAGGAGCTGGCCCGCCGGCTCGCGCGGGTTCCGGGGCTGACCGTGGTCACCAATTCCCTGCTGGTCGCACAGGCGTTGGCGCATGCCAACCGGGTCGAGGTCGTGATGACCGGCGGCACCCTGCGCGGCTCCAACTACGCCCTGGTCGGCAGCGGCGCCGAGCAGTCCCTCCAGGGGCTGCGGGTCTCGCGCGCCTTCCTGTCCGGCAGCGGGCTGACCGCCGAGCGCGGCCTGTCCACCTCCAACATGCTTTCGGCCAGCGTCGACCGGGCGCTGGTCCAGGCGGCGGCGGAGGTGGTCGTGCTCGCCGACCATACGAAGCTGGGCACCGACACCATGTTCCAGACGGTGCCCACCGATGTGATCACGCGGCTGGTGACCGATGAGCCACCCGCCCATGACGACCGTGCCCTGACCGAGCTCCAGGCCCTCGCGGACCAGGGGGTTCAGATCGCCGTGGCCGGGCCGGGCGCGGGGTCCGGCCCGGTCGGGGGCGGTGAGGGCGGCGGTTCGGCGGGCCGGCAGTCGGGGCGGCTGGGCGCGTCCCAGGGCCGTGGCGGCGGCGAGGAGGGCCTGCCGCTGCCGGGGCCGCGCCGTAACCACCCCCATCCGCCGGGCGGCCCCGGCTCCGCGCAGTTGCGCAGCGCGGTGCCGCTGGCGGAGCAGCCGGGGCGGGTGGCGGATCTGGCGCCGCGCCGTCGCTAGGGGTGTCCGACGGACAGTGAGGCCTGCGGCGGGCTGTTCCCCTCCGCGTCCCTTCCCGCGACGGGGGCTTCGCCCCGGACCCCGGGGTCCGGGGCGAAGCCCCCGTCGCGCGGCGGAGTCGCGGATCGGCGCCGCGGGAAGGGGCGGGGAGGGGAAAGCGTCGATATGCGGCTCCGCCGCGTGGTCCGCCGGGCCCCTGGAGTGGGTGGTCGCCGACGGACGTCCGTGGGCCCGGAGACTCTGGTGCCCGTGGGTCGTGGGGCCCCGCGGGCGGCGGGCCCAGAGCCCCCGGTGTCAGCGGGCCTTGAGACCGGTGAAGGCCAGCGCCAGCAGCCGGTCGGCCAACTCCGGGTCGTCCGGCGACTGCTCCACGGCCAGCGCGATCGCGTTGGTGAGCTGCATCAGATCGGCGATGACCACATCGGACCGTACGGCACCGCTCTGCTGCGCGCGGGCGAGCAGTTCGCTGCCCGCTTCGCGCAGCGGCAGACCGCAGCCGCGGGACAGCGCCGAGGTCTCGTCCCCCGAGCACGCCATCAGGGCCCGGGAGAGCCCTCGGTAGGTGCTGGCGTGGTCGACGATGGCGCGCAGCCAGTCGATCAGCGCCTGGCACGGCCGCGGCTCTTTGGCCAGCTCCCGCGACCGCTCCAGCAGGGCGCATATCTCGACCTGGAAGACCGCGCCCATCAGCGCGGTGCGGTTGGGGAAGTGGCGGTAGAGCGTGCCGATGCCGACACCCGCGCGTCGTGCGATGTCCTCCAGCGAGGCATCGGTACCGTGCCGGGTGAAGGCCGTGCGCGCCTCGGTCAGCAGCCGCTCGTAGTTGCGGCGCGCGTCGGCGCGCATGGGGCGCGGTGGCATCTGCGCCGTGGCTGTCTCGATCGCCATCGCGGTCCTCCCTGCCGTGGCTGCCCGTGAGTCAAGCATGCCATTTCGTGACCGGAGGCACGCCCTGGCCAGGCAACGCGGGTACCGCGAACGGCATCAAACGGGGTGACGGCATCGTGCGTTGCGGTGCGCCGAAGTGGAAGAACGATGGGACTGACCAGTCGCTCACTCGAGTATGTGATGATCGCCCTCGCCGTGGGGTGCGCGGGGCTGACGCTCTGGCTGTGGCCGCGCTTCGCGGGCCGGGGCGTACGGGCCTGGCTGGGCCGGCTGGCCGCCCTCGCCGTGACGCAATGCGCGATCGTGGCCGCGCTGGCCCTCGCGGTGAACACCACCTTCCAGTTCTACGGGTCCTGGGACGAACTGCTGGGCGAGGACGAGGCGGCTCCGGCGGCCCTGTCCCATGTGCAGGGCGGCGCCGCGGGACCGGTCGGGACGTCGGGCGGGCTGGTGCGGCCCGCCCCGCCGCAGGGGCTGGACACGGTGCACGGACTGCCGAGCGGGCCCCCCGACAAGGCGGGCAAGGTCGAGTCGGTGCGGATCCTGGGCCGCCGCAGCCAGGTGGCCAACCCGGCGTACGTGTATCTGCCGCCGCAGTACTACCAGCGCCAGTACGCCCGGCAGCGCTTCCCGGTGATCGTGGCGATCAGCGGCTATCCGGGCGGATCCTTCCTGCTCGCCCAGCATCTGCGGCTGCCCCAGACCGCGGGCGGGCTGATCCGCACCGGGGCGGTGCAGCCGGCGGTCATCGTGATGGTGCGGCCCACCATCGCCCCGCCCCGCGACACCGAATGCGTGGACGTCCCCGGCGGCCCGCAGGCCGAGACCTACTTCGCCCAGGACCTGCCCGAGGCGCTGCGGGGGCACTACCGGATCGGCCATGACCCCAGCGCCTGGGGCGTGCTGGGCTACTCCTCGGGCGGCACCTGCGCCCTTGAGCTGACCCTGCGTCATCCCCGCGTCTACAGCGCGGCCGCGGCCCTGTCGCCCGACTACCGCGTGGTCAACGACCCCACCACCGGCGACCTCTTCGGCCCGGGTCCGGAGGGCGAGCGCGGCAAGCGGGAGCACGATCTGCTGTGGCGGCTGCGCCGGCTGCCCCAGCCGCAGGTGTCGGTGCTGGTCTCCTCCAGCCGCCGGGGCGAGCCCAACTACGCGGCCACCCGCGACTTCCTGGCCGCGGTCCGGCCGCCGATGAGCGCGCAGTCGATCATCCTGGACCGGGGCAGCCACAACTTCCGTACCTGGCGCCGCGAGCTGCCCACGGCCCTGCGGTGGATGAACGGCCAGCTGACCTTCCCCCAGGACGTGGTGCACGGCCGCTGAGCGGACCGGGCACGACGACGGCGGGCCCCGGCCGGAGGATTCCGGTCGGGGCCCGCCGTCATGTGCGGGGGGCGGGTCAGTCCTTGATTCCCGCCTCAGTCCCTGATCCCTGCGTCAGTCCTTGATCTCGCAGATGACCGCGCCCGAGGTGATGGACGCGCCGACCTCGGCGGTCAGGCCCTTGACGGTGCCCGCGCGGTGGGCGTTGAGGGGCTGTTCCATCTTCATGGCCTCCAGGACGACGATGAGGTCGCCCTCGGCCACGGTGTCGCCCTCGCCCACGGCGACCTTGACGATGGTGCCCTGCATCGGGGAGGCCAGGGCGTCGCCGGAGGCGGCGGAGCCGGACTTCTTGACCGCCTTGCGCTTCGGCTTCTTCGAGCCGCCCGCCGGGGCGGTGGCCACGCCCAGGGAGGCGGGCAGCGAGACCTCCAGCCGCTTGCCGCCGACCTCGACCACGACGGTCTCCCGGGCGGTGGGCTCCTCGTCCTCGTCGGGGCTGACGGGGGCGAAGGGGGCGATGGTGTTGTTGAACTCGGTCTCGATCCAGCGGGTGTGGATCGTGAACGGCTCGCTGGTGAACGCCGGGTCCACCACCACCGCCTGGTGGAACGGGATCGCGGTGGCCATGCCCTCGACCTGGAACTCCGCCAGGGCACGGGCGGCGCGCTGGAGGGCCTGGGTGCGGGTGGCGCCGGTGACGATCAGCTTGGCCAGCAGCGAGTCCCACGCCGGGCCGATGACGCTGCCCGACTCCACGCCCGCGTCCAGCCGCACACCGGGCCCGGCGGGCGGGACGAAGGAGGTCACGGTGCCCGGGGCGGGCAGGAAGTTACGGCCCGGGTCCTCACCATTGATCCGGAACTCGAAGGAGTGCCCCCGCATCGGCGGGTCGTCGTACCCCAGCTTCTCCCCGTCCGCGATGCGGAACATCTCCCGGACCAGGTCGATGCCGGTGACCTCCTCGGTGACCGGGTGCTCCACCTGCAGCCGGGTGTTGACCTCCAGGAACGAGATCGTGCCGTCGTTGCCCACGAGGAACTCGACGGTACCGGCGCCCACATAGCCGGCTTCCTTGAGGATGGCCTTGGAGGCGGCGTAGAGCTGGTCGTTCTGCTCCGGGGTCAGGAACGGGGCCGGGGCCTCTTCGACGAGCTTTTGGTGGCGGCGCTGGAGGGAGCAGTCACGGGTGGAGACGACCACGACGTTGCCGTGGGTGTCGGCCAGGCACTGGGTCTCCACGTGGCGGGGCTTGTCGAGGTAGCGCTCGACGAAGCACTCCCCGCGGCCGAACGCCGCCACGGCCTCGCGGACCGCGGAGTCGTAGAGCTCGGGGACTTCTTCCATGGTGCGGGCGACCTTCAGGCCGCGGCCGCCGCCGCCGAAGGCGGCCTTGATGGCGATCGGCAGGCCGTGCTCTTCGGCGAAGGCCACGACCTCCTCCGCGCCGGAGACCGGGTCGGGGGTGCCGGCGACCAGGGGGGCGCCGGCGCGCTGGGCGATGTGGCGGGCGGCGACCTTGTCGCCCAGGTCGCGGATGGCGTGCGGCGGGGGGCCGATCCAGGTCAGGCCCGCGTCGAGGACGGCCTGGGCGAATTCGGCGTTCTCGGAGAGGAATCCGTAGCCGGGGTGGACGGCGTCGGCGCCGGATTCGGCGGCCGCGGCCAGGACCTTGGCCTGGTCGAGATAGCTGGCCGCCGGGGTGTCACCGCCCAGCGCATAGGCTTCATCGGCCGCGCGCACATGCACAGCGTCCCGGTCCGGATCGGCGTAGACGGCTACGCTCGCGATCCCGGCATCCCGGCAGGCACGGGCAACACGGACAGCGATCTCGCCACGGTTGGCGATGAGCACCTTGCGCACGATGGCTCCCTCCTTGAAACAAGCCGAGTTTAGGTACAGGCGACACCTCGCGCCGAGAAGATCCCGGGCGTGAGCTTGACCACACGGAGCGTGAACCTCGCGTTGGGCGAGCGACCAGATCCCCCGTCGCTCCACCGTACGCCCGGTTTTCGGGGCTGGTGCGCCGTCCACGGTGTGGGCAAGGTCTCTGGCCCGCCGTGCTGCGGCGCTTCGCGTTTCTTTGTGGAAACCCTACGAATGCCGGGCGGAAACTTTGCCATGGCGTTCAGCTCGTCCGCACCTCTTGTGGCGGCGCTTACCCGTTAGTAGCGTGCTTCGGCACTGACGGAGTGGAGGGGGAAGACGGTGGCGCGCAGACCAGTGGCCGCGATAGCGGCTGTGACGCTCATGTTCGAAGCGGTCGGTATAGCGCTGCTGAACTGGATCCTCGGCCTGGTCGTGGACCGTCAGCAGATGTCCATGGGCGGCCTGGACACCGATGCGATGTCCATCGGCACCTGGGTCGGGGGCGGCCTCTTCGGCCTCTATCTGCTGGTGTGCGGGGTGGTGCTGCTGCGCACCGCCGTGCGCGACCGGGCCCCCGGCCGCCTCGCCCGCATCCTGCTGGTCACCTGTGCGGTGGTGCACGGGCTGGTGGGCGCGTTCGCGGTGGGGCTGGTGGGCTGGCCGGCGTTCGCGTTCCTGATGGTGGTGCTGGGGCTGATCGTGCTGAGCTTGTTGGGTTACGAGGCGGAGCCGCCCGCCGAGCCCGCCGCGGAGGCCGCGGGCGGCGGTCAGGACGCCCCCAGCCCGGCCTGATTCAGGGGAAATCCCTAGCCGGGTCCCGGGCTTGTTCGGGGGAAATCCCTAGCCCCCGCCAGGCCCGACTCAGGGGAATCCCTAGTCGCTCCCGATGCCGGGGGACTCTCAGTCCCAGAGGGCCGTGATCCCCACGCCCAACTCGGCCAGCAGTCGGCGGAACAGCGGCAGGGAGAGCCCGATCACGTTTCCGGCGTCGCCCTCGATGCCGTCGATGAACGGCGCCGAGCGGCCGTCGAGCGTGAACGCCCCCGCCACATGCAGCGGTTCGCCGCTGGCGACGTAGGCCGCGATCTCCTCGTCCGTCGGCTCGCCGAAGCGGACGGTGGTGGACGCGGTGGCCGAGGTGCGGCGGCCGCTCGCCGTGTCGATCACGCAGTGTCCGGTGCGCAGCACTCCGGCCCGGCCGCGCATCGACTTCCAGCGGGCGGTGGCCTCTTCGGCGTCCGCCGGTTTGCCGAGCGCCTGACCGTCGAGCTCCAGCACCGAGTCGCAGCCGATGACGAGGGAGTCGGCCGCCTCCGGAAGCCCGGCCACGGCGGTGGCCTTCGCCTCGGCCAGCGCCCGGGCCAGCTCGGCGGGTGTCCCGGCGCTCAGCGCGTCCTCGTCCACCCCGCTGACGATCACCTCCGGCGCCATTCCGGCCTGCCGCAGCAGTCCGAGCCGGGCGGGCGAGGCGGACGCGAGGATGAGGGTGCGCTGCGCAGTCATGCGCACCAGGGTAAGCCGCCCCCGGGACGGCCCGGCCGGGGGCCGGAACCGGGCCATGGCACCGGCCCTCGGTGAGGTAGGGCCGGACGAGATCGGATCGAGCCGGATCGGGCCGGGGTGCGGATCGGGGCCGCGTTCACGGCCACAGGCCGAGGAGGCACATCGCGAGCAGCACGGAGACGGTCAGCACCGTGCGGGCGCGGCGGAGCATGGCCTCGGCGCGCCGCAGCTCCTCGGGCGGCTCGTCGGGCGGCTCGGACCACAGCATGGGACCGATCCTGAGGCCGCGGACGGCGGGGCGCCTGAGTACGCGTACTCAGGCGCCCCGGCGCGAAGGTGCCATTCCGGCCTTCCGGTCCTGCCGCGCGGCTCTCAGGCGGGCCAGTAGGTGGTACGCCAGGCCTTGGGGCCGGGGTGCGGCACCCGGTGGCTGGGGACGGTGCGGGCCGGGTCGGACCACTCCTCCGGATCGTCCTCGCTCTGCGCAGCGGCCGTGACGGCCGCCGCGCGTGCTTGCACCACCGCCAGTGCGGCGGCCAACTCCTCGGGGGTCGGGTTGCCCCGGACAATTCGGATCATGGAATTAGCCCTTCGCTCGAGGGGGCTAGAGGGGGATGTTGCCGTGCTTCTTCGGGGGCAGCGACTCGCGCTTGTTCCGCAGGGTCCTCAGTCCGCGGACGATGTGGCGGCGGGTCTCGGACGGCATGATCACAGCATCCACATACCCCCGCTCGGCCGCGATATACGGATTCAGCAGGGTGTCCTCGTAGTCCGCGATCAGCTCCGTGCGGGTGGTCTCCGGGTCGTCGGAGGCGGCGATGGTGCGCCGGTGGAGGATGTTGACCGCGCCCTGGGCGCCCATGACCGCGATCTGCGCGGTGGGCCAGGCCAGGTTGAGGTCGGCACCCAGGTGCTTGGAGCCCATGACGTCGTAGGCGCCGCCGAACGCCTTGCGGGTGATGACCGTGATCAGCGGGACGGTGGCCTCCGCGTAGGCGAAGATCAGCTTGGCGCCGCGCCGGATGATGCCGTTGTACTCCTGGTCGGTGCCGGGCAGGAAGCCGGGCACGTCCACGAAGGTCAGCACGGGCACGTTGAACGCGTCGCAGGTGCGCACGAAGCGTGCGGCCTTCTCGGAGGCGTCGATGTCCAGACAGCCGGCGAGCTGCATCGGCTGGTTGGCCACGATGCCCACCGGATGGCCCTCGACCCGGCCGAAGCCGGTGATGATGTTGGGCGCGAAGAGCGCCTGGGTCTCCAGGAACTCGTTGTCGTCCAGGACGTGCTCGATGGCCTTGTGCACGTCGTACGGCTGGTTCGCCGAGTCCGGGATGAGCGTGTCCATCTCCCGGTCCTCCTCCGAGACCTCCAGATCGGCCTCGTCGGCGAAGGCCGGGGGCTCGGAGAGGTTGTTGGAGGGGAGGTAGGACAGCAGGGTCTTGACGTACTCGATGCCGTCCTTCTCGTCCCCGGCCATGTAGTGCGCGACACCGGAGGTGGTGTTGTGCGTCCGGGCGCCGCCCAGCGCCTCGAAGCCGACGTCCTCACCGGTGACCGTCTTGATCACATCGGGGCCGGTGATGAACATGTGCGAGGTCTGGTCGACCATCACCGTGAAGTCGGTGATCGCCGGGGAGTAGACCGCCCCGCCCGCGCACGGGCCCACGACCAGGCTGATCTGCGGGATCACTCCGGAGGCATGGGTGTTGCGGCGGAAGATCTCGCCGTACATGCCGAGGGAGACCACGCCCTCCTGGATGCGGGCGCCGCCGGAGTCGTTGATGCCGACGACCGGGCAGCCGGTCTTCAGCGCGAAGTCCATGACCTTGATGATCTTCTCGCCGAACACCTCCCCGAGCGCCCCGCCGAAGACCGTGAAGTCCTGGGAGAAGACGGCCACCGGGCGGCCGTCGACCGTGCCGTAGCCGGTGACGACCCCGTCGCCGTAGGGCCGGTTCTGCTCGATGCCGAAGTTGGTCGAACGGTGCCGGGCGAACTCGTCGAGCTCGGTGAAGGACCCCTCGTCCAGGAGGAGGTCGATGCGCTCACGCGCGGTCAGCTTGCCCTTGGCGTGCTGCTTCTCCACCGCGCGCGCGGACCCCGCATGGGTCGCCTCTTCGATGCGGCGCTGCAGATCCGCGAGCTTCCCCGCGGTGGTGTGACGGTCTGGAATCTCGGGGGCGATCTCCGGCTCGGACATCGGGATGCGGCTCCTGCTCGTCCTGGGGGTGGATACGGCGGACTTCTCGATACGGCGGACTACTTCAGGGTCGGGGGGAATCGGCGGAAACGGGGTACGGGGTCGGAATCGTGATCAGTGGGGGCCTACGGACGTTCGGTGGTTACGGACCGTTCGGCAGCTGTTGCGCCGGCTGGGCTACCGGCACGTAGCGTATCGGCGGCACCGCTTGGTGGCACTGCGTCGTTGGCCACACCTCCTGACCCTAGGCTGGCCCTCATGACGCCTTCTGACACCTCAGGGAGCCCAGGTGACGGGCCCGGTCGCTGGTCCGACCTCGAGCGGCCCCCCTTGAACGCCACCGCGCTGCGCCGGGGGCTGGTGCGTCCCGGCGGGCTGTGGACCGAGTTCGAGGTGGTGCAGGCGACCGGCTCGACCAATACCGATCTGGTCACCCGGGCCCGGGCCGGAGCCCCCGAGGGCGCGGTGCTCGTCGCCGAGGAGCAGACCGCGGGGCGCGGCCGGCTCGACCGCGCCTGGACGGCCCCGGCCAGGTCCGGGCTCTTCTTCTCCATCCTGCTACGGCCCGCCGACGCCGGCGTGCCCACGGAGCGCTGGGGCTGGCTGCCGCTGCTGGCCGGGGTCGCGAGCGCCGGGGCGCTCAGCCGCACGGCGGGCGTGGACACCGCGCTGAAGTGGCCGAACGATCTGCTGGTGACGGTCGCGGGCGAGGAGCGGAAATTCGGCGGGATCCTCGCCGAGCGGGCCGGGGACGCGGTGGTCATCGGCATGGGGCTGAACGTTTCGCTGCGCGCCGATGAGCTTCCGGTGCCCACCGCCGGGTCGCTGGCCCTGGCCGACGCGATCTCCACCGACCGCGATCCACTGCTGCGGGCCGTGCTGCGCTCGATCGCGGAGTGGTACGGGGAGTGGTGCCGCTTCGAGGGCGACCCCGGGGCCAGCGGCCTCCAGGAGAGCTACGCGGCGGGCTGTGCGACCCTCGGGCGGCAGGTGCGCGCCGAGCTGCCGGGCGGCCGGGAGCGGGTCGGCGAGGCGGTCGCGGTCGACGGCGACGGGCGGCTGGTGCTGGCCACCGAGGGCGGGGTTCAGGAGCCGGTCTCCGCCGGGGACATCGTGCATCTACGCTCCGTACCGAGGGAGGAATGAACCCCTGCCGTGGAGAGTGAGCTACGGCACACCTGACGTATCGTGGTCGCGGTCGGTCCAGCTCGGGGCGGCTGTGGGCGATTCGGAACCCCAACCGGGAAGAGGGAACGGAAGGGCAGTGCGCAGGGATCTGACAGGGGGCGGGCGGTGACCGCCGACGACGCGGGTTCCGGCACGGCCGAGGAGCGCGAGGCGTGGGACGCCGCCGCGCCGGACGGGGCCGTACGGGACACCGGGGCGCGGGAGAGCGCCGCCGCGGAGGCTCCCGAGGAGGCCCCCGACGAGGCCCTCGACGAGGAGGACCAGCCGGATCCCATCGCGCTCCGGCTGGAGCAGCTGATCCTCGGTGCCGAGCGGCGCTACACCCCCTTCCAGGCCGCTCGCAGCGCGGGCGTCTCGGTCGAGCTGGCCACCCGTTTCTGGCGGGCCATGGGCTTCGCCGACATCGGCCAGGCCAAGGCGCTGACCGAGGCCGATGTGCTGGCGCTGCGCCGGCTGTCCGGCCTGGTGGAGGCCGGGCTGCTGAGCGAGCCGATGGCCATCCAGGTGGCGCGGTCCACCGGCCAGACCAGTGCCCGGCTCGCCGACTGGCAGATCGACTCGTTCCTGGAGGGGCTCACCGACCCCCAGGAGACCGGGATGACCCGGACCGAGATCGCGTATCCGCTGGTCGAGCTGTTGCTGCCGGAGCTGGAGGAGTTCCTGGTCTACGTCTACCGGCGCCAGCTCGCGGCCGCGACCGGCCGGGTGGTGCAGGCGGCGGACGACGCGGAGATGGTGGA
Coding sequences:
- a CDS encoding acyl-CoA carboxylase subunit epsilon, producing the protein MIRIVRGNPTPEELAAALAVVQARAAAVTAAAQSEDDPEEWSDPARTVPSHRVPHPGPKAWRTTYWPA
- the mmpB gene encoding morphogenic membrane protein MmpB, with the protein product MLWSEPPDEPPEELRRAEAMLRRARTVLTVSVLLAMCLLGLWP
- a CDS encoding adenylate/guanylate cyclase domain-containing protein, giving the protein MTADDAGSGTAEEREAWDAAAPDGAVRDTGARESAAAEAPEEAPDEALDEEDQPDPIALRLEQLILGAERRYTPFQAARSAGVSVELATRFWRAMGFADIGQAKALTEADVLALRRLSGLVEAGLLSEPMAIQVARSTGQTSARLADWQIDSFLEGLTDPQETGMTRTEIAYPLVELLLPELEEFLVYVYRRQLAAATGRVVQAADDAEMVDRRLAVGFADLVSFTRLTRRLEEEELGELVEAFETTAADLVAAHGGRLIKTLGDEVLYAADDAGIAAEIGLRLIETLTHDETMPELRVGIAFGTVTTRMGDVFGTTVNLASRLTSIAPKNAVLVDGAFAEELSRTGEAPVSEAEAAEAAAAAEKEGEEPPSYRFALQPMWQRPVRGLGVVEPWLLSRRS
- a CDS encoding acyl-CoA carboxylase subunit beta, which gives rise to MSEPEIAPEIPDRHTTAGKLADLQRRIEEATHAGSARAVEKQHAKGKLTARERIDLLLDEGSFTELDEFARHRSTNFGIEQNRPYGDGVVTGYGTVDGRPVAVFSQDFTVFGGALGEVFGEKIIKVMDFALKTGCPVVGINDSGGARIQEGVVSLGMYGEIFRRNTHASGVIPQISLVVGPCAGGAVYSPAITDFTVMVDQTSHMFITGPDVIKTVTGEDVGFEALGGARTHNTTSGVAHYMAGDEKDGIEYVKTLLSYLPSNNLSEPPAFADEADLEVSEEDREMDTLIPDSANQPYDVHKAIEHVLDDNEFLETQALFAPNIITGFGRVEGHPVGIVANQPMQLAGCLDIDASEKAARFVRTCDAFNVPVLTFVDVPGFLPGTDQEYNGIIRRGAKLIFAYAEATVPLITVITRKAFGGAYDVMGSKHLGADLNLAWPTAQIAVMGAQGAVNILHRRTIAASDDPETTRTELIADYEDTLLNPYIAAERGYVDAVIMPSETRRHIVRGLRTLRNKRESLPPKKHGNIPL
- a CDS encoding biotin--[acetyl-CoA-carboxylase] ligase, producing MTPSDTSGSPGDGPGRWSDLERPPLNATALRRGLVRPGGLWTEFEVVQATGSTNTDLVTRARAGAPEGAVLVAEEQTAGRGRLDRAWTAPARSGLFFSILLRPADAGVPTERWGWLPLLAGVASAGALSRTAGVDTALKWPNDLLVTVAGEERKFGGILAERAGDAVVIGMGLNVSLRADELPVPTAGSLALADAISTDRDPLLRAVLRSIAEWYGEWCRFEGDPGASGLQESYAAGCATLGRQVRAELPGGRERVGEAVAVDGDGRLVLATEGGVQEPVSAGDIVHLRSVPREE